One Sus scrofa isolate TJ Tabasco breed Duroc chromosome 1, Sscrofa11.1, whole genome shotgun sequence DNA segment encodes these proteins:
- the LOC100518052 gene encoding olfactory receptor 13F1, translating into MAYKMFQANLTSVTVFFFLGFSHYPNAEVIIFVLCLLMYLTTLLGNIILISVSVLDSRLHTPMYFFLSNLSFLDIWYTSSALTPMLANFVAGKNTISFSGCAAQMYFSLAMGSTECVLLSLMAYDRYVAICNPLRYPIIMNKRVCVQIAAGSWVTGCFTALVETVSVLQLSLCGNSIINHFTCEILAVLKLVCGDTSKVEFIMLVISVLLLPMPMLLVCISYGFIVSSIVRISSVDGRSKAFSTCAAHLTVVVLFYGIALSMYLKPSAVDSQEIDKFMALVYGGLTPMLNPIIYSLRNKEVKAVMKKLLMRSSLVLS; encoded by the coding sequence ATGGCATATAAAATGTTCCAGGCAAATTTGACATCTGtaacagtttttttcttcctgggaTTTTCCCACTACCCCAACGCTGAGGTTATCATATTTGTGCTATGCCTGCTGATGTACCTGACCACCTTGCTGGGTAATATTATCCTGATCTCCGTTAGTGTCCTGGACTCTCGCCtacacacacccatgtacttcttcctcagcaacCTCTCCTTTCTGGACATCTGGTACACTTCTTCTGCCCTCACTCCAATGCTGGCAAACTTCGTTGCAGGGAAAAACACCATCTCATTCTCAGGATGTGCCGCTCAGATGTACTTCTCTCTTGCCATGGGCTCCACGGAGTGTGTGCTCCTGTCCCTGATGGcgtatgaccgctatgtggccatctgcaaccccctGAGATACCCCATCATCATGAACAAGAGGGTCTGTGTGCAGATTGCAGCTGGCTCCTGGGTGACAGGCTGCTTCACTGCCCTGGTGGAAACGGTGTCTGTATTGCAGCTGTCTCTCTGTGGAAATAGCATCATCAATCATTTCACTTGTGAGATTCTGGCTGTTCTGAAACTGGTTTGTGGGGACACGTCCAAGGTGGAGTTCATCATGCTGGTGATTAGTGTACTTCTTCTTCCTATGCCGATGCTCCTTGTTTGTATCTCATATGGGTTCATCGTCTCCAGCATCGTAAGAATCAGCTCAGTGGATGGTCGAAGCAAAGCCTTTTCAACGTGTGCAGCCCACCTGACTGTGGTGGTTTTGTTCTATGGGATAGCTCTCTCCATGTACCTGAAGCCCTCTGCTGTAGATTCTCAGGAAATAGACAAATTTATGGCTTTGGTATATGGTGGGTTAACCCCCATGTTGAATCCTATCATCTATAGTCTACGAAACAAAGAAGTGAAAGCAGTCATGAAAAAATTGCTAATGAGAAGTTCCTTGGTATTGTCTTAA